A genomic segment from Tachypleus tridentatus isolate NWPU-2018 unplaced genomic scaffold, ASM421037v1 Hic_cluster_2, whole genome shotgun sequence encodes:
- the LOC143242989 gene encoding fasciclin-1-like isoform X2, giving the protein MKKFYDLTKNDELVQVLLKKRRVTVFVPSNEAFSRARQFAPEDEERLASYHIVSMVVTRDLFPDSIYAVSQENPPLYFSVKEQPGNGEKEYFVNNAKLLEDRDYNVDDGKQKLYIIDEVLEPYRSTENLPPDAWELLSNPSLYNIREELSAMASRVRKEEQVDTFTKVGNHTYFIPIGEENGPTGSRIRDVDSNVIKGHVISHYVLFTRTAGNEGYISNNPRVEIKFVNQSNSFDSETIFVRSNTFQENQAHHKGVVLSKIVRANIPLRNGVVHLIEHPLMIIDISVWDFIQSKGDKKLSEYMQLVKEASPDFDFNIRNAVEKTVFVPTNEAIQEVEPEKLEMLKANKTELTNLLRLHMTQKAISTDDVWRHGRHYEIITADNQRTMYFRAVGNYKNKSLTVEAGGVNASVVEADIGATNGIIHVIDRVLGLPYQTIMEKLSSDPDLRFGLIIMF; this is encoded by the exons ttctaCGACCTCACTAAAAATGATGAACTTGTTCAAGTTCTACTTAAGAAACGCCGAGTTACTGTTTTTGTCCCGTCGAACGAAGCCTTTTCACGGGCTCGACAATTTGCTCCGGAAGATGAAGAAAGATTAGCTTCATACCATATCG TGAGTATGGTTGTCACGAGAGATTTGTTCCCTGACTCTATCTATGCTGTTTCCCAAGAAAATCCTCCACTGTACTTCAGCGTGAAAGAACAACCTGGAAATGGAGAAAAG GAGTATTTCGTCAACAACGCCAAGCTTCTAGAAGACAGAGACTATAATGTGGATGACGGTAAACAGAAACTTTATATAATCGATGAAGTTTTAGAGCCTTATAGATCAACAGAAAATCTTCCGCCTGATGCCTGGGAGCTTCTCAGCAATCCAAGTCTTTATAACATAAGGGAAGAACTGAG TGCAATGGCTTCACGTGTGAGAAAAGAAGAACAAGTCGATACTTTTACCAAAGTTGGGAACCACACTTATTTCATTCCAATTGGCGAAGAAAATGGCCCAACTGGAAGCAGGATCAGAGATGTTGACAGTAAC GTGATCAAGGGTCACGTGATTTCCCATTATGTTCTCTTCACTAGAACAGCAGGGAACGAAGGTTACATTTCCAACAACCCTCGTGTTGAAATTAAGTTTGTCAATCAGAGTAATTCATTTGACAGTGAAACAA TTTTCGTAAGAAGCAACACGTTCCAGGAAAACCAAGCTCACCATAAAGGAGTTGTTTTGTCTAAGATCGTTCGAGCTAATATTCCACTAAGGAATGGTGTGGTCCATCTGATCGAGCATCCGCTAATGATCATAGACATTAGCGTATGGGACTTTATCCAGAGCAAAGGGGACAAAAAACTGTC GGAATACATGCAATTGGTTAAGGAAGCATCACCGGATTTTGATTTCAATATCCGTAACGCTGTAGAAAAGACAGTTTTTGTGCCCACAAACGAAGCTATCCAAGAGGTGGAACCAGAGAAACTGGAAATGTTGAAAGCAAACAAAACTGAACTGACCAAC CTGCTCCGGTTACACATGACTCAGAAGGCTATCTCCACTGATGACGTGTGGCGGCACGGGCGACATTACGAGATTATCACTGCTGACAACCAACGTACGATGTACTTCCGAGCTGTCGGGAACTACAAGAATAAGT cttTAACAGTAGAAGCTGGCGGGGTGAACGCTAGTGTTGTAGAAGCTGACATTGGTGCAACAAACGGTATAATTCATGTCATCGACCGGGTGTTGGGCCTACCTTATCAGACAATAATGGAGAAATTGTCAAGTGATCCAGATTTACGGTTTGGTttgataattatgttttaa
- the LOC143242989 gene encoding fasciclin-1-like isoform X1 yields MKSLFLVTLCCCWTSLVCAKSIYEAIENNPKLSKFYDLTKNDELVQVLLKKRRVTVFVPSNEAFSRARQFAPEDEERLASYHIVSMVVTRDLFPDSIYAVSQENPPLYFSVKEQPGNGEKEYFVNNAKLLEDRDYNVDDGKQKLYIIDEVLEPYRSTENLPPDAWELLSNPSLYNIREELSAMASRVRKEEQVDTFTKVGNHTYFIPIGEENGPTGSRIRDVDSNVIKGHVISHYVLFTRTAGNEGYISNNPRVEIKFVNQSNSFDSETIFVRSNTFQENQAHHKGVVLSKIVRANIPLRNGVVHLIEHPLMIIDISVWDFIQSKGDKKLSEYMQLVKEASPDFDFNIRNAVEKTVFVPTNEAIQEVEPEKLEMLKANKTELTNLLRLHMTQKAISTDDVWRHGRHYEIITADNQRTMYFRAVGNYKNKSLTVEAGGVNASVVEADIGATNGIIHVIDRVLGLPYQTIMEKLSSDPDLRFGLIIMF; encoded by the exons ttctaCGACCTCACTAAAAATGATGAACTTGTTCAAGTTCTACTTAAGAAACGCCGAGTTACTGTTTTTGTCCCGTCGAACGAAGCCTTTTCACGGGCTCGACAATTTGCTCCGGAAGATGAAGAAAGATTAGCTTCATACCATATCG TGAGTATGGTTGTCACGAGAGATTTGTTCCCTGACTCTATCTATGCTGTTTCCCAAGAAAATCCTCCACTGTACTTCAGCGTGAAAGAACAACCTGGAAATGGAGAAAAG GAGTATTTCGTCAACAACGCCAAGCTTCTAGAAGACAGAGACTATAATGTGGATGACGGTAAACAGAAACTTTATATAATCGATGAAGTTTTAGAGCCTTATAGATCAACAGAAAATCTTCCGCCTGATGCCTGGGAGCTTCTCAGCAATCCAAGTCTTTATAACATAAGGGAAGAACTGAG TGCAATGGCTTCACGTGTGAGAAAAGAAGAACAAGTCGATACTTTTACCAAAGTTGGGAACCACACTTATTTCATTCCAATTGGCGAAGAAAATGGCCCAACTGGAAGCAGGATCAGAGATGTTGACAGTAAC GTGATCAAGGGTCACGTGATTTCCCATTATGTTCTCTTCACTAGAACAGCAGGGAACGAAGGTTACATTTCCAACAACCCTCGTGTTGAAATTAAGTTTGTCAATCAGAGTAATTCATTTGACAGTGAAACAA TTTTCGTAAGAAGCAACACGTTCCAGGAAAACCAAGCTCACCATAAAGGAGTTGTTTTGTCTAAGATCGTTCGAGCTAATATTCCACTAAGGAATGGTGTGGTCCATCTGATCGAGCATCCGCTAATGATCATAGACATTAGCGTATGGGACTTTATCCAGAGCAAAGGGGACAAAAAACTGTC GGAATACATGCAATTGGTTAAGGAAGCATCACCGGATTTTGATTTCAATATCCGTAACGCTGTAGAAAAGACAGTTTTTGTGCCCACAAACGAAGCTATCCAAGAGGTGGAACCAGAGAAACTGGAAATGTTGAAAGCAAACAAAACTGAACTGACCAAC CTGCTCCGGTTACACATGACTCAGAAGGCTATCTCCACTGATGACGTGTGGCGGCACGGGCGACATTACGAGATTATCACTGCTGACAACCAACGTACGATGTACTTCCGAGCTGTCGGGAACTACAAGAATAAGT cttTAACAGTAGAAGCTGGCGGGGTGAACGCTAGTGTTGTAGAAGCTGACATTGGTGCAACAAACGGTATAATTCATGTCATCGACCGGGTGTTGGGCCTACCTTATCAGACAATAATGGAGAAATTGTCAAGTGATCCAGATTTACGGTTTGGTttgataattatgttttaa